From the genome of Thauera chlorobenzoica:
TACGACCTGTGGGTGAGCAAGGAATTCGACATCGGCGAGCGCCGCGGCCGGGTGCGCTTCGGCAACCAGGTGGTGAGCTGGGGCGAGAGCCTGTTCATGATCGGCGGCATCAACTCCAACGTCGCGATGGACCTGCAGCGCCTGTCTTCGCCGGGAGTGCAGCTGAAGGAGGCTTTCCTGCCGTCGCCGGCGATCAGCTTCGCCGCCGGCCTGGGCAAGGGCGTGAACCTCGAGGCTTACTACCAGTTCCAGTGGAAGCCTTACAGCTTCCCGCCCTCGGGCACCTACTTCGCGCAGAGCGATACCTTCGACAAGGGGCGTGACGATTTCCTCTACTTCGCTCCCGACCCGGCCAGCCAGATCCTCGCCGAAGGCGGGCGGGTGACACGCTCGACGCTGGCGGCCAAGCGCGCCGAAATGATCGCCGACGGCACCGCCTTCCCGGTGCTCAGCGACGACGAGCCGGGCAATTCGGGCCAGTTCGGGGTCTCGCTGAAGTACCGCCCGGAAGGCGTCGACGTCGATCTCGGCTTCTACTACCAGCGCTTCCACGACAAGACCCCCAACGTCCAGTACTGGAACCGCGACGTGACCGGCACGCGGATGTACTTCGAGGAGGACCGCGAGCTGTACGGGATCAGCGCCAACACGTCGATCGGCAACTGGGCGGTCGGTGCCGAGCTGTCGTACCGGCCCGATGACGCGGTGTCGCTCGGGGTGTGCATGAACATGGACGGCAGCGGCGACGGTCTCGAGTACGGCGTCGAGTGCAACAGCTCGATCGACAAGGAGCGCTACCAGCTCCATCTCACCGGCATCCTCAGCCTGACGCCGGGCGACCACGGCTGGTTCCTCGATCTGGTCGGCGCGCAGACCGCCACCTTCCTCGGCGAAGCGGTTGCGATCGCCTATCCGGGGGTGAACAAGAACAAGGTGTTCACCCGCAGCCAGAACGGCATCGCCTACCAGCAGCTGCCGGCCTCCGGGGCATGGACCGCGCCCGAAGGCGTGGGTGACAAGCTGTCGTGGGGCTACATGTTCGATTTCAGCCTGGTCTATGACAGCACGATCATTCCTGGCTGGCAGGTGATCCCGGGCGTGTTCTTCTCCCATGCGGTGAACGGCAACA
Proteins encoded in this window:
- a CDS encoding DUF1302 domain-containing protein → MTTQLKKLVLGLAVAGVCAPAAHAFQFESGAVRGSLDSTLTLGFGQRVEDQSCSHHGDVSTSCGDRANTAVWGNGDDGNLNYDKGDLFTAHLKGSHELLLSFPNEWKFMGRVGWLYDFAADETARTPLDGEAKRAVGQYARLYDLWVSKEFDIGERRGRVRFGNQVVSWGESLFMIGGINSNVAMDLQRLSSPGVQLKEAFLPSPAISFAAGLGKGVNLEAYYQFQWKPYSFPPSGTYFAQSDTFDKGRDDFLYFAPDPASQILAEGGRVTRSTLAAKRAEMIADGTAFPVLSDDEPGNSGQFGVSLKYRPEGVDVDLGFYYQRFHDKTPNVQYWNRDVTGTRMYFEEDRELYGISANTSIGNWAVGAELSYRPDDAVSLGVCMNMDGSGDGLEYGVECNSSIDKERYQLHLTGILSLTPGDHGWFLDLVGAQTATFLGEAVAIAYPGVNKNKVFTRSQNGIAYQQLPASGAWTAPEGVGDKLSWGYMFDFSLVYDSTIIPGWQVIPGVFFSHAVNGNTPNFMANWMEGAKSANFYVLFNRNPMTWQAGINYTTFWGGDHSFSAPYKDRDFVGGFISRNF